A stretch of the Epinephelus fuscoguttatus linkage group LG2, E.fuscoguttatus.final_Chr_v1 genome encodes the following:
- the ppm1g gene encoding protein phosphatase 1G isoform X1 gives MGAYLSQPNTTKTSFDGGNSNMSYGFSAMQGWRVSMEDAHNCIPEFDEETAMFSVYDGHGGEEVALYCSKYLPDIIKEQKTYKDGKLQKALEDAFLAIDSRMTSEEVIKELIQIAGRPTEEPPVEKVAEEDDLDTEEAALLHEEATMTIEELLVRYGQNLNAVKHAAALSAAAKKAASSHPEASADKGEGGKGQKDGVNGDVEEESNGKAKEAEGAACGSKLRACRRTGGGEGSGSAADCGGSGSSNGEEKAGKAEGDAGPSCSSLSSKAAGDSKSRFFDDSEESEEGEEEEEEGSDEEDGSEEEEGDSSEMDEEEDTEEGEEDSEDEEEEEMCLPGMDGKEEPGSDSGTTAVVALIRGKQLIVANAGDSRCVVSERGKAVDMSYDHKPEDEVELARIKNAGGKVTMDGRVNGGLNLSRAIGDHFYKRNKSLPPEEQMISAMPDVKVLTLNEDHEFMVIACDGIWNVLSSQEVVDFINERIKPDQNGKVRRLSSIVEELLDHCLAPDTSGDGTGCDNMTCIIITLRPHPSTAEPDDTKKRKHQEEEEAAGAEPEKNGNDSKKAKSD, from the exons GATGCTCACAACTGTATCCCAGAGTTTGATGAGGAGACAGCCATGTTTTCTGTGTATGATGGACATGGAG GCGAGGAGGTGGCTCTGTACTGTTCAAAGTACCTTCCTGACATCATCAAGGAGCAGAAGACCTACAAAGACGGCAAACTGCAAAAG GCTCTGGAGGATGCCTTCTTGGCCATCGACAGCAGAATGACCTCAGAGGAAGTCATCAAGGAGCTGATCCAGATCGCTGGACGGCCCACTGAGGAGCCTCCTGTTGAAAAGGTGGCAGAGGAGGACGATT TGGACACAGAGGAGGCAGCTTTGCTCCACGAGGAAGCCACAATGACCATAGAGGAGCTGCTGGTGCGCTATGGCCAGAACCTCAATGCTGTCAAGCACGCAGCTGCTCTCAG TGCGGCTGCCAAGAAGGCTGCGAGCTCGCACCCTGAGGCCTCGGCAGACAAAGGGGAAGGTGGGAAAGGACAGAAGGACGGAGTAAATGGAGATGTGGAGGAAGAGAGCAATGGAAAGGCAAAGGAAGCAGAAGGAGCGGCCTGTGGGTCTAAGCTGCGAGCCTGTCGGAGAACAGGAGGCGGTGAAGGCAGTGGTTCAG CAGCTGACTGTGGAGGGTCAGGAAGCTCCAATGGAGAGGAAAAGGCTGGTAAAGCCGAGGGAGACGCAGgtccctcctgctcctctctgtcctccaagGCTGCAGGAGATTCCAAGTCAAGGTTTTTTGATGACAGCGAGGAGtctgaggagggagaggaggaggaggaggagggcagtgATGAAGAG GATGgcagtgaggaggaagagggtgacagcagtgagatggatgaagaggaggatacagaggagggagaggaagactcagaagatgaagaggaggaggaaatgtgCCTACCTGGAATGGATGGCAAGGAGGAG CCTGGCTCAGACAGCGGCACCACAGCTGTCGTGGCTCTGATCCGAGGGAAACAGCTGATCGTGGCCAATGCTGGAGACTCCCGCTGCGTGGTGTCTGAGCGCG GCAAAGCAGTCGACATGTCGTACGACCACAAGCCAGAGGACGAGGTGGAACTAGCTCGCATCAAAAACGCTGGAGGCAAAGTGACGATGGATGGACGGGTCAACGGTGGACTGAACCTCTCCAGAGCTATTG GTGACCACTTCTATAAGAGGAACAAGTCTCTGCCTCCAGAGGAACAGATGATTTCTGCGATGCCAGACGTCAAAGTTCTGACGCTTAACGAGGATCATGAATTCATGGTCATTGCCTGCGATGGCATCTG gaatgTGTTGAGCAGTCAGGAGGTGGTGGACTTCATCAACGAGAGGATCAAACCGGACCAGAATGGCAAAGTCAGACGCCTCTCATCCATAGTGGAAGAG CTGTTGGACCATTGTTTGGCCCCTGACACATCTGGAGATGGGACAGGATGTGACAACATGAcctgcatcatcatcaccctcagGCCACACCCGTCTACTGCCGAGCCAGACGACACGAAGAAGAGGAAGcaccaggaggaggaggaggcagcaggAGCCGAGCCGGAGAAGAACGGAAACGACAGCAAAAAGGCTAAAAGTGACTAA
- the ppm1g gene encoding protein phosphatase 1G isoform X2, which translates to MGAYLSQPNTTKTSFDGGNSNMSYGFSAMQGWRVSMEDAHNCIPEFDEETAMFSVYDGHGGEEVALYCSKYLPDIIKEQKTYKDGKLQKALEDAFLAIDSRMTSEEVIKELIQIAGRPTEEPPVEKVAEEDDLDTEEAALLHEEATMTIEELLVRYGQNLNAVKHAAALSAAAKKAASSHPEASADKGEGGKGQKDGVNGDVEEESNGKAKEAEGAACGSKLRACRRTGGGEGSGSADCGGSGSSNGEEKAGKAEGDAGPSCSSLSSKAAGDSKSRFFDDSEESEEGEEEEEEGSDEEDGSEEEEGDSSEMDEEEDTEEGEEDSEDEEEEEMCLPGMDGKEEPGSDSGTTAVVALIRGKQLIVANAGDSRCVVSERGKAVDMSYDHKPEDEVELARIKNAGGKVTMDGRVNGGLNLSRAIGDHFYKRNKSLPPEEQMISAMPDVKVLTLNEDHEFMVIACDGIWNVLSSQEVVDFINERIKPDQNGKVRRLSSIVEELLDHCLAPDTSGDGTGCDNMTCIIITLRPHPSTAEPDDTKKRKHQEEEEAAGAEPEKNGNDSKKAKSD; encoded by the exons GATGCTCACAACTGTATCCCAGAGTTTGATGAGGAGACAGCCATGTTTTCTGTGTATGATGGACATGGAG GCGAGGAGGTGGCTCTGTACTGTTCAAAGTACCTTCCTGACATCATCAAGGAGCAGAAGACCTACAAAGACGGCAAACTGCAAAAG GCTCTGGAGGATGCCTTCTTGGCCATCGACAGCAGAATGACCTCAGAGGAAGTCATCAAGGAGCTGATCCAGATCGCTGGACGGCCCACTGAGGAGCCTCCTGTTGAAAAGGTGGCAGAGGAGGACGATT TGGACACAGAGGAGGCAGCTTTGCTCCACGAGGAAGCCACAATGACCATAGAGGAGCTGCTGGTGCGCTATGGCCAGAACCTCAATGCTGTCAAGCACGCAGCTGCTCTCAG TGCGGCTGCCAAGAAGGCTGCGAGCTCGCACCCTGAGGCCTCGGCAGACAAAGGGGAAGGTGGGAAAGGACAGAAGGACGGAGTAAATGGAGATGTGGAGGAAGAGAGCAATGGAAAGGCAAAGGAAGCAGAAGGAGCGGCCTGTGGGTCTAAGCTGCGAGCCTGTCGGAGAACAGGAGGCGGTGAAGGCAGTGGTTCAG CTGACTGTGGAGGGTCAGGAAGCTCCAATGGAGAGGAAAAGGCTGGTAAAGCCGAGGGAGACGCAGgtccctcctgctcctctctgtcctccaagGCTGCAGGAGATTCCAAGTCAAGGTTTTTTGATGACAGCGAGGAGtctgaggagggagaggaggaggaggaggagggcagtgATGAAGAG GATGgcagtgaggaggaagagggtgacagcagtgagatggatgaagaggaggatacagaggagggagaggaagactcagaagatgaagaggaggaggaaatgtgCCTACCTGGAATGGATGGCAAGGAGGAG CCTGGCTCAGACAGCGGCACCACAGCTGTCGTGGCTCTGATCCGAGGGAAACAGCTGATCGTGGCCAATGCTGGAGACTCCCGCTGCGTGGTGTCTGAGCGCG GCAAAGCAGTCGACATGTCGTACGACCACAAGCCAGAGGACGAGGTGGAACTAGCTCGCATCAAAAACGCTGGAGGCAAAGTGACGATGGATGGACGGGTCAACGGTGGACTGAACCTCTCCAGAGCTATTG GTGACCACTTCTATAAGAGGAACAAGTCTCTGCCTCCAGAGGAACAGATGATTTCTGCGATGCCAGACGTCAAAGTTCTGACGCTTAACGAGGATCATGAATTCATGGTCATTGCCTGCGATGGCATCTG gaatgTGTTGAGCAGTCAGGAGGTGGTGGACTTCATCAACGAGAGGATCAAACCGGACCAGAATGGCAAAGTCAGACGCCTCTCATCCATAGTGGAAGAG CTGTTGGACCATTGTTTGGCCCCTGACACATCTGGAGATGGGACAGGATGTGACAACATGAcctgcatcatcatcaccctcagGCCACACCCGTCTACTGCCGAGCCAGACGACACGAAGAAGAGGAAGcaccaggaggaggaggaggcagcaggAGCCGAGCCGGAGAAGAACGGAAACGACAGCAAAAAGGCTAAAAGTGACTAA